DNA from Thermoproteales archaeon:
TTTAGGAGATGATGGCATAGGAGTTTACATAGCTAGAAAATTGCTGGAAAGAGGTTTTAGCAACGTATTAAATGCTGAAATATACCTTGAGAACTATATTGGCTATATATCTGCGTTAAAGCCAGAGCTTATTCTTTTTATAGACGCCGTAGAGGTCGACATGAACCCAGGAGATGTTATTTTAGGAAAACTGCCCGATATTGAGAAAAAGATTAGAGTATTGACGACGCATGGACTACCATTATCAATGATTATCAAACTCATCTCATTAAATCTAGGACATGTTGAGGCTTATTTGCTAGGCATCCAGGTTAGCAAGATAGCTTTAGGAGAAGAAATGTCTAAAGAAGTCAAAAAAACAGGAGATTTTATAGTTACGATTTTATCTTCCTTAAACTAAGGATAGGATAAAATCGAAGATTGGTTTTAAAGTCGCGTTTGCTAAGCTCGCGATTGGAGCTGGATAGATTCCTAGTATTACCATGAAAAACGTTAAAATAATCGTTGGAGCTAGCATTGAGAGAGGTTCTTTCTTAAT
Protein-coding regions in this window:
- a CDS encoding hydrogenase maturation protease; protein product: MRRESNPAKKIDLEDKLSKILKKKCLIVCMGNELLGDDGIGVYIARKLLERGFSNVLNAEIYLENYIGYISALKPELILFIDAVEVDMNPGDVILGKLPDIEKKIRVLTTHGLPLSMIIKLISLNLGHVEAYLLGIQVSKIALGEEMSKEVKKTGDFIVTILSSLN